A single genomic interval of Chloroflexota bacterium harbors:
- a CDS encoding tetratricopeptide repeat protein, with translation ILAIDQRPDWVPPYLELGRAYHERRQYNLALQTYHQAIAIAPEDASAYHLAGQALKDAKDYANAESMLRKAARLNPENISIQRQLAAMIAMNLVHNPRKTFATVDEKTA, from the coding sequence ATTTTGGCGATTGACCAACGCCCCGATTGGGTCCCCCCTTATCTTGAACTGGGGCGCGCTTACCATGAGCGGCGGCAATATAACCTGGCGTTGCAAACGTATCATCAGGCCATTGCGATTGCCCCAGAGGATGCCAGCGCATACCACCTGGCGGGGCAAGCCCTCAAAGATGCCAAAGATTACGCCAACGCGGAAAGCATGCTGCGCAAGGCCGCCCGGCTCAACCCCGAGAATATCAGCATCCAACGCCAATTGGCGGCCATGATTGCCATGAACCTGGTACATAACCCCCGCAAGACATTTGCCACCGTTGATGAAAAAACGGCATAA